One Eleginops maclovinus isolate JMC-PN-2008 ecotype Puerto Natales chromosome 22, JC_Emac_rtc_rv5, whole genome shotgun sequence DNA segment encodes these proteins:
- the LOC134858420 gene encoding uncharacterized protein LOC134858420 isoform X3: MTTGASVFLPSEYTSHFNSSEIRLYSTKLERLNISDPYNSPGVLFKSITSCSEDDVPDLRYADIHSYLVSFPSVYSGDSLRAYKSLEAYKWCQSGFVNNIQLWSLTSKNFGIITARVNHSQRLNESQLKPWVVVRNDGVVLGAHCNCTAGLGESCSHVSAVLFSLWGKNNARHEEISCTSKKCKWASPSEDAAKNVEYLQGKDIIFNHTQQNKKGNSTKGTSAPPSFPPLTAAEQTQFYQNLSQCRTQDGKSCRPAVLSVVRGYATSYVPKAVKLDLPEPLTSLYDKKARDLNLAELQERAEGIFEDLTVTEEQMGMQ, from the exons atgaccaccggtgccagtgttttcttaccgagcgagtatacttctcattttaattcaagtgaaattcggctttatagtacaaaattagagagattaaatataagcgacccatataattcacccggtgtgcttttcaagagcataacctcctgctctgaagacgatgtacccgacttgcgctacgcagacatccacagctatcttgtaagctttccatcagtgtactcaggagactccctcagagcgtacaaaagcttggaggcttacaaatggtgtcagtccggcttcgtaaacaacattcaactgtggagtcttacatccaaaaacttcggcatcatcactgcaagg gttaatcactcccaaaggcttaatgaaagtcaactaaagccatgggtggtggtgaggaacgacggtgttgtgctgggagcccactgcaactgcacagcgggactcggggagagctgctctcatgtgtcagctgttctcttcagtctgtggggaaaaaacaacgcaAGGCACGAGGAGATCAGCTGCACatccaaaaaatgcaagtgGGCCTCTCCCAGTGAGGATGCTGCGAAGAATGTGGAGTACCTGCAGGGCAAGGACATCATATTCAACCatactcaacaaaataaaaaggggaattccACCAAGGGTACCTCTGCGCCCCCATCTTTCCCAcccctgactgctgctgagcaaacacagttcTACCAAAATCTCTCACAGTGCCGGACTCAAGATGGGAAgtcctgcagacctgcagtCCTGTCAGTTGTTCGCGGGTACGCCACATCCTATGTACCCAAGGCTGTCAAGCTAGATTTACCTGAACCCCTTACCAGTCTGTATGACAAGAAGGCAAGAGACCTGAACCTGGCTGAATTACAAGAGCGTGCAGAAGGAATATTTGAGGACttgactgtcactgaagaacag ATGGGGAtgcaataa
- the LOC134858420 gene encoding uncharacterized protein LOC134858420 isoform X1, with protein sequence MTTGASVFLPSEYTSHFNSSEIRLYSTKLERLNISDPYNSPGVLFKSITSCSEDDVPDLRYADIHSYLVSFPSVYSGDSLRAYKSLEAYKWCQSGFVNNIQLWSLTSKNFGIITARVNHSQRLNESQLKPWVVVRNDGVVLGAHCNCTAGLGESCSHVSAVLFSLWGKNNARHEEISCTSKKCKWASPSEDAAKNVEYLQGKDIIFNHTQQNKKGNSTKGTSAPPSFPPLTAAEQTQFYQNLSQCRTQDGKSCRPAVLSVVRGYATSYVPKAVKLDLPEPLTSLYDKKARDLNLAELQERAEGIFEDLTVTEEQSDIVEEETQAQSKSRIWFDQRSGRVTGSTFRAATRTDLRKPAVSLIRQICDPKSHVFSSEATRYSWAENSSQCQHAVEHPNILQIASQKFLPCCKVSADVHHPKSNGHMHLITYCMKHCDMCISRHLTIQLYHVG encoded by the exons atgaccaccggtgccagtgttttcttaccgagcgagtatacttctcattttaattcaagtgaaattcggctttatagtacaaaattagagagattaaatataagcgacccatataattcacccggtgtgcttttcaagagcataacctcctgctctgaagacgatgtacccgacttgcgctacgcagacatccacagctatcttgtaagctttccatcagtgtactcaggagactccctcagagcgtacaaaagcttggaggcttacaaatggtgtcagtccggcttcgtaaacaacattcaactgtggagtcttacatccaaaaacttcggcatcatcactgcaagg gttaatcactcccaaaggcttaatgaaagtcaactaaagccatgggtggtggtgaggaacgacggtgttgtgctgggagcccactgcaactgcacagcgggactcggggagagctgctctcatgtgtcagctgttctcttcagtctgtggggaaaaaacaacgcaAGGCACGAGGAGATCAGCTGCACatccaaaaaatgcaagtgGGCCTCTCCCAGTGAGGATGCTGCGAAGAATGTGGAGTACCTGCAGGGCAAGGACATCATATTCAACCatactcaacaaaataaaaaggggaattccACCAAGGGTACCTCTGCGCCCCCATCTTTCCCAcccctgactgctgctgagcaaacacagttcTACCAAAATCTCTCACAGTGCCGGACTCAAGATGGGAAgtcctgcagacctgcagtCCTGTCAGTTGTTCGCGGGTACGCCACATCCTATGTACCCAAGGCTGTCAAGCTAGATTTACCTGAACCCCTTACCAGTCTGTATGACAAGAAGGCAAGAGACCTGAACCTGGCTGAATTACAAGAGCGTGCAGAAGGAATATTTGAGGACttgactgtcactgaagaacag AGTGATATTGTAGAGGAGGAGACCCAAGCACAGTCCAAGTCCAGAATTTGGTTTGATCAAAGGAGTGGTAGGGTGACAGGATCTACCTTCAGAGCAGCAACAAGAACAGACCTCAGAAAGCCAGCCGTGTCTCTCATAAGACAGATATGTGACCCAAAGTCCCATGTTTTCAGCAGTGAGGCTACCAGGTATTCATGGGCAGAGAATTCCAGCCAATGTCAACATGCAGTTGAACATCCTAACATACTCCAAATAGCATCCCAAAAGTTTCTGCCTTGTTGTAAGGTGTCAGCTGATGTTCATCATCCCAAAAGTAATGGGCATATGCATTTGATTACTTATTGTATGAAACATTGTGACATGTGCATCAGCAGACACCTTACAATACAGCTGTATCATGTGGGATGA
- the LOC134858420 gene encoding uncharacterized protein LOC134858420 isoform X2: MTTGASVFLPSEYTSHFNSSEIRLYSTKLERLNISDPYNSPGVLFKSITSCSEDDVPDLRYADIHSYLVSFPSVYSGDSLRAYKSLEAYKWCQSGFVNNIQLWSLTSKNFGIITARVNHSQRLNESQLKPWVVVRNDGVVLGAHCNCTAGLGESCSHVSAVLFSLWGKNNARHEEISCTSKKCKWASPSEDAAKNVEYLQGKDIIFNHTQQNKKGNSTKGTSAPPSFPPLTAAEQTQFYQNLSQCRTQDGKSCRPAVLSVVRGYATSYVPKAVKLDLPEPLTSLYDKKARDLNLAELQERAEGIFEDLTVTEEQVHNIFCLLMTEI, from the exons atgaccaccggtgccagtgttttcttaccgagcgagtatacttctcattttaattcaagtgaaattcggctttatagtacaaaattagagagattaaatataagcgacccatataattcacccggtgtgcttttcaagagcataacctcctgctctgaagacgatgtacccgacttgcgctacgcagacatccacagctatcttgtaagctttccatcagtgtactcaggagactccctcagagcgtacaaaagcttggaggcttacaaatggtgtcagtccggcttcgtaaacaacattcaactgtggagtcttacatccaaaaacttcggcatcatcactgcaagg gttaatcactcccaaaggcttaatgaaagtcaactaaagccatgggtggtggtgaggaacgacggtgttgtgctgggagcccactgcaactgcacagcgggactcggggagagctgctctcatgtgtcagctgttctcttcagtctgtggggaaaaaacaacgcaAGGCACGAGGAGATCAGCTGCACatccaaaaaatgcaagtgGGCCTCTCCCAGTGAGGATGCTGCGAAGAATGTGGAGTACCTGCAGGGCAAGGACATCATATTCAACCatactcaacaaaataaaaaggggaattccACCAAGGGTACCTCTGCGCCCCCATCTTTCCCAcccctgactgctgctgagcaaacacagttcTACCAAAATCTCTCACAGTGCCGGACTCAAGATGGGAAgtcctgcagacctgcagtCCTGTCAGTTGTTCGCGGGTACGCCACATCCTATGTACCCAAGGCTGTCAAGCTAGATTTACCTGAACCCCTTACCAGTCTGTATGACAAGAAGGCAAGAGACCTGAACCTGGCTGAATTACAAGAGCGTGCAGAAGGAATATTTGAGGACttgactgtcactgaagaacaggtacatAACATATTCTGTTTACTAATGACTGAAATCTAA